A window of Candidatus Rhabdochlamydia sp. T3358 contains these coding sequences:
- the recD gene encoding exodeoxyribonuclease V subunit alpha, protein MLPDKNHFSHWPLLESLLEQGVFCYLDLYFAKKILPSGPENQALLLAILFSISRQGHLSLHLENSSLQKQLRAIGLVDISQELIFSALITLPDILIDRNGQDIHKLVCLDNNYLYLQKYRVQENQILSSLLNLLENKKSLYESPKQLINKLNLEQKQAVLSALTHSFSLIIGGPGTGKTFTAAQIILQACTQKDSRILLTAPTGKAVAQLENSLQKTLPSLSWQSGTLHSILNKAQKQNIPLLADIILIDESSMIDASSFARLLPLIRTDSHVILIGDQNQLPPVESGSIFADLVEIAPFLQIPLTELKKVLRSDSPAILQFSQAICRSDTKKATQLLQEQKIKWIDSKDGLSYEKIWGLCQKKIPPYSFSSPPNPHQLIPYIDCFRLLSCMRQGPLGVDALNQFLLKKTYQSTPLQNLWVFPILIQRNSPDQDLYNGDSGILVRQKTTSVIDKQLKSADYALFYNRQDKQEYRKIDALALPAFEAGYCLSVHKSQGSECDEIIIVLPTGSSVFGREVLYTAVTRAKKEVCLITSMQTLTETLNHSSYKVSGLKARVKAFIPGKTSLNSLEEQGKPSLVF, encoded by the coding sequence ATGTTACCCGATAAAAATCATTTCTCACATTGGCCTCTTCTTGAATCTCTTTTAGAACAGGGGGTTTTCTGTTATTTAGATCTATACTTTGCAAAAAAAATACTCCCATCTGGACCTGAAAACCAGGCTCTTTTACTTGCTATTCTCTTTTCTATCTCTCGTCAAGGTCACCTTAGCTTACATCTAGAAAATAGTTCTCTACAAAAACAACTTCGTGCAATTGGCCTTGTAGATATATCACAAGAGCTTATTTTTTCTGCTTTAATCACTCTTCCAGATATACTTATCGATCGAAATGGGCAAGACATACATAAATTGGTCTGTCTAGACAACAACTATCTGTACCTACAGAAGTATCGAGTACAAGAGAATCAAATTCTTTCTTCTTTACTTAACCTATTAGAAAACAAAAAATCTCTTTATGAATCTCCTAAACAATTAATCAACAAGCTAAACCTAGAGCAGAAACAAGCGGTTCTCTCAGCCCTTACCCATTCTTTTTCCCTAATTATCGGAGGGCCAGGTACAGGGAAAACATTTACAGCGGCGCAAATTATCTTGCAAGCATGCACGCAAAAAGATAGTCGTATTCTGCTTACAGCACCCACTGGTAAAGCTGTTGCTCAACTAGAGAATAGTCTACAAAAAACCTTGCCTTCCCTATCTTGGCAATCTGGGACCCTGCACTCTATTCTTAACAAAGCCCAAAAACAAAATATCCCCTTACTTGCAGACATCATTTTAATCGATGAAAGCTCTATGATCGATGCTTCTTCATTTGCAAGACTGCTCCCTCTTATACGAACAGATTCTCATGTAATTCTCATTGGAGATCAAAATCAATTACCCCCCGTGGAATCAGGCAGTATTTTTGCAGATCTAGTGGAAATAGCCCCCTTTTTACAGATCCCCTTAACAGAGCTAAAAAAAGTTTTACGCTCAGACTCTCCTGCTATTTTACAATTTTCACAGGCTATTTGTAGGTCAGATACAAAAAAAGCCACACAATTATTACAAGAACAGAAAATCAAATGGATAGATTCAAAGGATGGATTGTCCTATGAAAAAATCTGGGGCCTCTGCCAAAAAAAAATCCCCCCTTATAGTTTTAGCTCACCTCCTAATCCGCATCAATTGATCCCTTACATCGATTGTTTTCGCCTGCTCTCTTGTATGCGCCAAGGACCGCTTGGTGTAGATGCCCTCAATCAATTTCTATTGAAAAAAACTTATCAAAGCACCCCTTTACAAAACCTATGGGTTTTTCCCATTCTCATCCAACGCAATAGTCCAGATCAAGATCTCTACAATGGAGACTCTGGTATTCTAGTTCGGCAAAAAACTACTTCTGTAATCGATAAACAACTTAAAAGCGCCGATTACGCTCTCTTTTACAATCGTCAGGACAAACAAGAGTATCGTAAAATAGACGCCTTAGCCCTACCAGCTTTTGAAGCAGGTTATTGCCTCTCTGTTCATAAAAGCCAAGGTAGTGAATGCGATGAAATTATCATTGTACTTCCAACAGGCTCTTCTGTCTTTGGTAGAGAAGTTCTTTATACAGCCGTTACACGCGCTAAAAAAGAAGTGTGTTTGATTACCTCTATGCAAACACTCACAGAGACACTAAACCATAGTTCTTATAAGGTTTCTGGCTTAAAGGCTCGCGTAAAAGCTTTTATTCCTGGAAAAACTTCCTTAAACTCTCTGGAAGAACAGGGCAAACCGTCTTTGGTTTTTTAA